One window from the genome of Gammaproteobacteria bacterium encodes:
- a CDS encoding Uma2 family endonuclease, translating into MAWVNTSPLVKTYTLDEFWRLPEPPDRSKLELIAGVLYVTPPPDWPHDRLVARLNELLSAHLRTNGIQGTLYVPRAAIWTGPGTYLEPDLFYVSAELEARLDPGHRTTADLVIEVVSPGSAIYDRNAKADTYAALGVKEMWLVEESQKRVEVRNQTGNSFGERRVFTADERIVCAVLPNVNILPAQLFSD; encoded by the coding sequence ATGGCCTGGGTCAACACGTCGCCGCTGGTCAAGACCTACACCCTCGATGAATTCTGGCGGCTGCCCGAGCCGCCGGACCGATCCAAGCTTGAACTTATTGCGGGAGTCCTCTACGTGACGCCGCCGCCTGATTGGCCGCACGACAGACTGGTCGCACGCCTTAATGAATTGCTTTCCGCTCACCTGCGTACAAACGGCATTCAAGGAACGCTATACGTCCCCCGCGCCGCCATCTGGACGGGCCCCGGCACCTATCTCGAGCCTGACCTGTTCTACGTCTCGGCTGAACTGGAAGCGCGGCTCGATCCAGGTCATCGCACTACGGCCGATCTGGTGATCGAAGTCGTATCGCCTGGATCGGCGATTTATGACCGCAATGCCAAAGCCGACACTTACGCCGCGCTCGGCGTTAAGGAAATGTGGCTGGTAGAGGAGTCTCAGAAGCGGGTAGAGGTGCGCAACCAAACCGGCAACAGTTTCGGCGAGCGTCGCGTGTTTACCGCTGACGAGCGCATCGTCTGCGCTGTGCTACCGAATGTGAACATTCTTCCCGCGCAACTGTTCAGCGATTGA